A window from Anoplolepis gracilipes chromosome 15, ASM4749672v1, whole genome shotgun sequence encodes these proteins:
- the Oxa1l gene encoding mitochondrial inner membrane protein OXA1L has product MLTRASAMACQRVLLKTNLISQEVITYRHIHVVSQIKRTPRSNFFNLHKNCRITGIPLVRYASTNETPIQKSPYDEIPDAPTPIGDIVENIVKVHPNGEATLESIGLASSYTPVGLIQKLMEFVHISFDIPWWTTIVIGTVCVRVLIFPLVIKAQKNMIKFSNHMPMVQELQMKMSEARQCGDQLESARCAAELMNYMKKNDISFLKNFIVPLVQAPVFLSFFLALRGMANAPVESLKHGGFLWLQDLTIHDPYYIMPIITCVTMYITIEVGADGTTLKTMGMFRYVLRAMPFVILPFMINFPGAVLTYWVSTNFISLTQASLLKIPYIRKALDMPIAIKHTSPTSGSNKKFVEEFRESWTNLKITKQMADRERADAVQFNAAGKGPIVKTFKYDPTKQNKQSTVLTKSR; this is encoded by the exons ATGTTGACACGAGCATCCGCGATGGCTTGTCAACGAGTGCTGTTAAAAACAAATCTGATATCAcag GAAGTGATTACGTATAGACATATCCATGTAGTCtctcaaataaaaagaacTCCCAGAAGCAACTTTTTCAATCTGCATAAGAACTGCAGAATTACAGGAATCCCTTTGGTTCGTTATGCTAGTACCAATGAAACACCGATACAGAAGAGTCCGTATGATGAAATACCAG aTGCACCAACACCAATAGGGGATATAGtggaaaatattgtaaaagtgCATCCAAATGGAGAGGCAACTCTGGAGAGCATAGGATTGGCTAGTAGTTACACTCCAGTCGGACTTATACAAAAACTTATGGAATTTGTGCACATAAGTTTTGATATTCCATGGTGGACAACAATTGTCATAG GTACTGTTTGTGTAAGGGTTCTTATATTTCCTTTGGTGATAAAGGCccagaaaaatatgataaaattcagTAATCACATGCCAATGGTACAAGAACTGCAAATGAAAATGTCAGAGGCCAGGCAGTGTGGCGACCAGCTTGAAA gTGCACGGTGTGCGGCAGAATTGATGAACTATATGAAAAAGAACGACATCAGTTTCTTGAAGAACTTCATAGTACCATTAGTCCAG GCACCCGtgtttctctccttctttctagCCTTGAGGGGAATGGCAAACGCGCCTGTAGAGAGTTTGAAACATGGTGGCTTTTTGTGGCTACAAGATCTAACTATACATGATCCTTATTACATAATGCCAATAATTACTTGTGTTACAATGTATATCACAATCGAAGTAGGTGCAGATGGTACTACCCTCAAGACTATGGGTATGTTTCGATATGTCCTGCGAGCTATGCCCTTTGTCATATTGCCGTTCATGATAAACTTCCCTGgt GCTGTTCTAACGTATTGGGTGTCAacaaatttcatttctttgaCGCAAGCCAGTTTGTTAAAAATCCCATATATTAGAAAAGCTCTCGATATGCCTATCGCCATAAAACATACTTCTCCAACGTCTGGTAGTAACAAAAAGTTCGTTGAAGAATTTCGAGAAT cTTGGACGAACCTAAAGATAACTAAGCAGATGGCTGATAGAGAAAGAGCGGATGCAGTACAATTTAATGCCGCTGGTAAGGGTCCTATAGTTAagacatttaaatatgatccaacaaaacaaaataaacagTCAACTGTCCTTACGAAAagtagataa
- the LOC140673912 gene encoding transcription initiation factor TFIID subunit 6 isoform X1 codes for MSESESIYGTTLSQESIKVIAESIGVGNFPDEAAKDLAEDVSYRLKEIIQDAAKFMRHGKRQRMTTHDIDHALKIKNIEPTYGFFAKDHIPFRFASGGGRELHFVEEKEIDLNEVVSMVGGQTWPKLPLEITLRAHWLCIDGVQPTIPENPPPVSKDVQKLESVDPTTKLSSKNQNIGIGKPGGGGKSQKLRNVETIHVKQLATHELSVEQQLYYKEITEACVGSDEARRAEALQSLSADPGLHEMLARMCTFIAEGVRVNVVQNHLALLIYLMRMVKALLDNPSLYLEKYLHELIPSVATCIVSRQLCMRPDVDNHWALRDFASRLMAQICKNFNTSTNNVQTRVTRMFSQALAKNSQTPLASLYGAIEGLCELGSEVIKALVIPKIKSISDRIESCIEGQGLCKVDKNGAEHIKTLLVKSVAPVLKTMRSPPDYVDDYKQEYGYIGPALCAAVAKARTQPVALPTTTTTTTLTTNQQGSNCTGKTLVQTVASSSPGQQTGRTIMLGTSRSASGTSATGQKFVILQSRSQTPTTSNINTNAIQQQQSQAQQQQQPPQQQPQQQPQQVKLAQTNVGQQKAHVPSSATKVVVVCMSASSHTNTSVTQQANLTAKTQNVFVTQQNVEGSLSPEEEHSFQ; via the exons ATGAGTGAAAGTGAATCTATTTATGGGACAACTTTGTCTCAAGAATCTATCAAAGTGATAGCAGAAAGTATTGGCGTTGGCAATTTCCCAGACGAAGCTGCAAAGGATCTTGCAGAGGATGTTAGCTACAGGCTGAAAGAAATAATCCag gaCGCTGCAAAATTCATGAGGCATGGAAAACGCCAACGAATGACTACACATGATATAGATCATGCattgaagattaaaaacaTTGAACCAACATATGGATTTTTTGCTAAGGATCACATACCATTCCGCTTTGCATCAGGTGGTGGTAGAGAGTTGCATTTTGTAGAGGAAAAGGAGATTGATCTTAACGAGGTTGTGTCTATGGTTGGTGGACAAACATGGCCTAAGCTACCTTTGGAAATCACATTGCGAGCTCATTGGCTGTGTATCGATGGAGTGCAGCCTACCATACCTGAAAATCCACCACCAGTATCAAAAG aTGTCCAGAAACTGGAGAGTGTCGATCCGACGACTAAGCTGTCCAGCAAGAATCAGAACATTGGTATTGGTAAACCAGGCGGCGGTGGTAAAAGTCAGAAGCTACGGAATGTGGAGACTATTCACGTCAAACAATTGGCGACGCACGAGCTCAGCGTGGAGCAGCAATTATACTACAAAGAAATAACCGAAGCATGCGTCGGATCCGATGAAGCTCGAAGAGCAGAAGCACTTCAGTCGCTCTCGGCAGATCCAGGTCTGCACGAAATGCTGGCGCGTATGTGCACCTTCATCGCAGAGGGTGTGCGGGTCAACGTGGTGCAGAATCATCTCGCCCTACTCATCTACCTCATGCGAATGGTTAAGGCACTGCTGGATAACCCAAGTCTTTATCTGGAGAAATAT cttCATGAATTGATACCATCGGTTGCAACCTGCATAGTTTCTCGACAATTGTGCATGAGACCAGATGTAGATAACCACTGGGCATTACGAGACTTTGCTTCTCGACTGATGGCAcagatatgtaaaaattttaacacctCTACAAATAATGTACAAACTAGAGTCACCCGTATGTTTAGTCAAGCATTGGCAAAGAACAGTCAG ACACCATTAGCGTCTCTGTACGGAGCGATCGAAGGGCTCTGTGAATTAGGTTCAGAAGTGATCAAAGCTTTAGTTATTCCTAAAATTAAATCCATCTCCGATCGTATTGAATCATGCATTGAAGGCCAAGGATTATGCAAAGTGGATAAAAATGGAGCGGAACACATCAAAACTCTGCTTGTG aaATCGGTTGCTCCAGTTTTGAAAACAATGCGATCGCCACCTGATTACGTGGATGACTACAAACAGGAATATGGATACATAGGTCCTGCATTGTGTGCTGCAGTTGCGAAAGCTCGCACGCAACCTGTTGCTCTACCAACCACAACTACAACTACAACACTTACAACGAATCAACAGGGTTCAAATTGTACGGGAAAAACACTTGTGCAAACAG TGGCTAGTTCGAGTCCTGGACAGCAAACCGGTCGCACAATTATGCTTGGTACAAGTAGGAGTGCCAGCGGAACGTCTGCCACTGGACAAAAATTCGTTATCCTGCAGTCGCGCTCACAGACACCTACTACCTCCAATATAAATACCAATGCGATTCAACAGCAACAGTCACAGgcacagcagcagcagcaaccaCCGCAACAACAACCACAACAACAACCTCAACAAGTTAAACTGGCACAGACCAATGTTGGTCAGCAAAAAGCACATGTACCAAGTTCCGCTACAAAAGTAGTTGTAGTGTGTATGTCTGCCAGTAGTCATACTAATACATCGGTGACGCAA caAGCAAATCTTACGGCAAAGACGCAAAATGTCTTTGTAACACAGCAGAATGTCGAAGGGTCACTCAGTCCAGAAGAAGAGCACTCGTTTCAAtga
- the LOC140673912 gene encoding transcription initiation factor TFIID subunit 6 isoform X2 — protein MSESESIYGTTLSQESIKVIAESIGVGNFPDEAAKDLAEDVSYRLKEIIQDAAKFMRHGKRQRMTTHDIDHALKIKNIEPTYGFFAKDHIPFRFASGGGRELHFVEEKEIDLNEVVSMVGGQTWPKLPLEITLRAHWLCIDGVQPTIPENPPPVSKDVQKLESVDPTTKLSSKNQNIGIGKPGGGGKSQKLRNVETIHVKQLATHELSVEQQLYYKEITEACVGSDEARRAEALQSLSADPGLHEMLARMCTFIAEGVRVNVVQNHLALLIYLMRMVKALLDNPSLYLEKYLHELIPSVATCIVSRQLCMRPDVDNHWALRDFASRLMAQICKNFNTSTNNVQTRVTRMFSQALAKNSQTPLASLYGAIEGLCELGSEVIKALVIPKIKSISDRIESCIEGQGLCKVDKNGAEHIKTLLVKSVAPVLKTMRSPPDYVDDYKQEYGYIGPALCAAVAKARTQPVALPTTTTTTTLTTNQQGSNLASSSPGQQTGRTIMLGTSRSASGTSATGQKFVILQSRSQTPTTSNINTNAIQQQQSQAQQQQQPPQQQPQQQPQQVKLAQTNVGQQKAHVPSSATKVVVVCMSASSHTNTSVTQQANLTAKTQNVFVTQQNVEGSLSPEEEHSFQ, from the exons ATGAGTGAAAGTGAATCTATTTATGGGACAACTTTGTCTCAAGAATCTATCAAAGTGATAGCAGAAAGTATTGGCGTTGGCAATTTCCCAGACGAAGCTGCAAAGGATCTTGCAGAGGATGTTAGCTACAGGCTGAAAGAAATAATCCag gaCGCTGCAAAATTCATGAGGCATGGAAAACGCCAACGAATGACTACACATGATATAGATCATGCattgaagattaaaaacaTTGAACCAACATATGGATTTTTTGCTAAGGATCACATACCATTCCGCTTTGCATCAGGTGGTGGTAGAGAGTTGCATTTTGTAGAGGAAAAGGAGATTGATCTTAACGAGGTTGTGTCTATGGTTGGTGGACAAACATGGCCTAAGCTACCTTTGGAAATCACATTGCGAGCTCATTGGCTGTGTATCGATGGAGTGCAGCCTACCATACCTGAAAATCCACCACCAGTATCAAAAG aTGTCCAGAAACTGGAGAGTGTCGATCCGACGACTAAGCTGTCCAGCAAGAATCAGAACATTGGTATTGGTAAACCAGGCGGCGGTGGTAAAAGTCAGAAGCTACGGAATGTGGAGACTATTCACGTCAAACAATTGGCGACGCACGAGCTCAGCGTGGAGCAGCAATTATACTACAAAGAAATAACCGAAGCATGCGTCGGATCCGATGAAGCTCGAAGAGCAGAAGCACTTCAGTCGCTCTCGGCAGATCCAGGTCTGCACGAAATGCTGGCGCGTATGTGCACCTTCATCGCAGAGGGTGTGCGGGTCAACGTGGTGCAGAATCATCTCGCCCTACTCATCTACCTCATGCGAATGGTTAAGGCACTGCTGGATAACCCAAGTCTTTATCTGGAGAAATAT cttCATGAATTGATACCATCGGTTGCAACCTGCATAGTTTCTCGACAATTGTGCATGAGACCAGATGTAGATAACCACTGGGCATTACGAGACTTTGCTTCTCGACTGATGGCAcagatatgtaaaaattttaacacctCTACAAATAATGTACAAACTAGAGTCACCCGTATGTTTAGTCAAGCATTGGCAAAGAACAGTCAG ACACCATTAGCGTCTCTGTACGGAGCGATCGAAGGGCTCTGTGAATTAGGTTCAGAAGTGATCAAAGCTTTAGTTATTCCTAAAATTAAATCCATCTCCGATCGTATTGAATCATGCATTGAAGGCCAAGGATTATGCAAAGTGGATAAAAATGGAGCGGAACACATCAAAACTCTGCTTGTG aaATCGGTTGCTCCAGTTTTGAAAACAATGCGATCGCCACCTGATTACGTGGATGACTACAAACAGGAATATGGATACATAGGTCCTGCATTGTGTGCTGCAGTTGCGAAAGCTCGCACGCAACCTGTTGCTCTACCAACCACAACTACAACTACAACACTTACAACGAATCAACAGGGTTCAAATT TGGCTAGTTCGAGTCCTGGACAGCAAACCGGTCGCACAATTATGCTTGGTACAAGTAGGAGTGCCAGCGGAACGTCTGCCACTGGACAAAAATTCGTTATCCTGCAGTCGCGCTCACAGACACCTACTACCTCCAATATAAATACCAATGCGATTCAACAGCAACAGTCACAGgcacagcagcagcagcaaccaCCGCAACAACAACCACAACAACAACCTCAACAAGTTAAACTGGCACAGACCAATGTTGGTCAGCAAAAAGCACATGTACCAAGTTCCGCTACAAAAGTAGTTGTAGTGTGTATGTCTGCCAGTAGTCATACTAATACATCGGTGACGCAA caAGCAAATCTTACGGCAAAGACGCAAAATGTCTTTGTAACACAGCAGAATGTCGAAGGGTCACTCAGTCCAGAAGAAGAGCACTCGTTTCAAtga
- the LOC140674162 gene encoding LOW QUALITY PROTEIN: armadillo repeat-containing protein 3-like (The sequence of the model RefSeq protein was modified relative to this genomic sequence to represent the inferred CDS: deleted 2 bases in 1 codon; substituted 1 base at 1 genomic stop codon) translates to MQSQNLKNDKGEREKDEKEVESRPFHLSLSEAKDAESTILLLQSKEKTTLLKAIEILSKYASKSKDNVKILFHLGIVNNVFPIIEHEDLFIRRFATKLLIEMIAIPDVTTYFIESNYLLHFAKLLTSEEDIFMQEYFSVILARLSKNPYATALLAKHCLNMNFLFDGIQSSDPDVKKNNIEILYNLMQDPVAACIILKTQKFDFPLLYQHFKSAYPEIQCLALNVVASIIERNKDEDVQSLFHETNGVEAVLNFLKNNEWNNLHIKALRILHFAAENPVIVDKLIEIGSIPQILNYVDHITTPKLFVEAFGIIVHIANTLNGRKVTLVLYSYEIIEHLIDALQRWTQPDVAEIVCYGIGKMTLFNPAAKDIVNRELVKIILDLLKKEDLQWSTKHAAGFALKQLLMSNIRNSHIFLDIHGQDYLLQLIKQFVEQVPIETCIIFLEALLAIASYPKHRDILINLDTFDTIYLLLESVFPFLDELKISCCNLLSVLCLEKSGRHYFIKANGPQRLYSFITDTHSISVRNSAIQLVQAISTDLIVANSFIENNYLSYMLNNPSTSRVIPSWDTCIETVFKSHLPIKFALTGRLSLHDLTQDGFYVLRRNICPFPILDDIFRLKYCPLEPIYVVNCIQSSTLSNILQTAFKGHEMLHNVKLNHDSNNSNGTYLILNNVSXIRHFKNKYLKGIFLFVENINMFESKFGRLQCDPHFTEYVELFKSMVLAMELKRINASDIDKSNIRYVPLRARMLAQFVARQMSGFDSTNNCIDHQLEVHLKKIKERLETSVIPLGQLRVGSYLERALLFKAIADRICLPAALVRGEYGISWIEIAIEKLSAPKDFQSIVYPSKLIKPNFIVDLMDTPGDLIPIGSLRAKLYCTKKMTYNKICCH, encoded by the exons ATGCAATCACAGAATTTAAAA AACGACAAAGGTGAACGAGAGAAAGATGAGAAAGAGGTGGAATCCAGACCATTTCATTTATCTCTTTCCGAGGCTAAAGATGCAGaatcaacaatattattattacaatctaAGGAAAAAACTACTCTATTGAAGGCTATAGagattttgtcaaaatatgcTAGTAAATCGAAGGATAACGTGAAGATACTTTTCCATCTTGGCATCGTGAATAATGTTTTTCCTATTATTGAACacgaagatttatttattcgaag ATTTGCTACAAAATTACTGATAGAAATGATAGCGATACCAGATGTGACAACTTATTTCATTGagtctaattatttattacattttgcgAAGCTATTAACAAGTGAAGAAGATATCTTCatgcaagaatatttttctgtgataCTTGCAAGGTTGTCCAAAAATCCATATGCTACTGCTCTTTTGGCAAAACATTGTTTAAACATGAACTTTCTTTTTGACGGGATACAATCGTCAGATCCAGATGtaaagaagaataatatagagattttatataatttaatgcaagATCCTGTAGCTGcgtgtataattttgaaaactcAG aaATTTGATTTTCCTCTGTTGTATCAACACTTTAAATCAGCATATCCAGAGATTCAATGTCTTGCATTAAATGTAGTTGCTAGTATAATTGAGAGGAATAAAGATGAAGATGTACAATCTTTATTCCATGAGACAAATGGAGTTGAAgcagtattaaattttttgaaa aataatgagtggaacaatttacatattaaagcTTTGAGAATACTACATTTTGCTGCTGAGAATCCAGTTATTGTGGATAAACTTATTGAAATTGGAAGTATtccacaaatattaaattatgtagatCATATAACAACTCcaaaactttttgtagaagCATTTGgaattattgtacatattgcAAACACTTTGAATGGAAGAAAagtaacttta gttttatattcatatgaGATTATTGAACATTTAATAGACGCGTTACAACGATGGACGCAACCTGATGTTGCTGAGATTGTTTGTTATGGAATTGGGAAAATGACACTTTTTAATCCTGCTGCAAAGGATATTGTAAACAGGGaacttgttaaaattattttag atttattgaaaaaagaggATTTGCAGTGGTCCACAAAACACGCTGCAGGTTTTGCACTTAAGCAATTGTTGATGagtaatattagaaattctcatatttttttagatattcatggacaa GATTATCTATTGCAattgataaaacaatttgtaGAACAAGTTCCTATAGaaacttgtattatttttcttgaagcTTTGCTTGCCATAGCAAGCTATCCAAAGCATAGGGATATTCTGATTAATCTTGACACTTTTGACACAATTTACTTACTTTTAgag tcggTTTTTCCATTTcttgatgaattaaaaatctctTGTTGCAATCTACTTTCTGTGCTATGCTTAGAAAAGAGTGGgcgacattattttataaaagcgaATGGACCTCAAAGATtgtattcttttattactGATACACATTCAATCTCAGTAAGAAACTCTGCGATACAACTTGTACAGGCAATTTCTACAGATTTAATTGTAGCAAATTCATTTATAGAAAACAATTACCTTTCATA CATGTTAAATAATCCTTCTACTTCGAGAGTGATTCCTTCATGGGACACTTGCATAGAGACGGTTTTTAAGTCGCATTTGCCAATCAAATTTGCTCTTACGGGACGCCTATCTTTACATGATCTTACTCAGGATGGATTTTATGTTTTACGAAGGAATATATGTCC atttccaATATTGGATGATAtctttcgattaaaatattgtcCATTGGAGCCTATTTATGTAGTAAATTGTATACAATCATCAACTTTATCGAATATTTTGCAGACAGCTTTCAAAGGTCATGAGATGttacataatgtaaaattaaatcatgatTCTAATAATAGCAATGGAACATAtctcatattaaataatgtgtcATA AATcagacattttaaaaataaatatttaaaagggatatttttatttgtagaaaatataaatatgttcgAATCAAAATTCGGACGTTTACAATGCGATCCACATTTTACTGAATATGTGGAACTCTTTAAATCTATGGTTTTAGCAATggaattaaaaagaat aAATGCGTCCGATATAGATAAGTCGAACATCCGGTACGTTCCTTTACGTGCAAGAATGTTAGCTCAGTTTGTGGCGCGTCAAATGTCCGGTTTCGATTCGACGAATAATTGCATCGACCATCAGCTTGAAgttcatttgaaaaaaattaaagaacgcTTAGAAACGAGCGTGATTCCGCTCGGGCAACTTCGCGTAGGCTCTTATCTCGAACGAGCTTTGCTCTTCAAGGCGATAGCCGATAGAATATGCCTTCCAGCAGCTCTCGTACGTGGGGAGTACGGTATATCATGGATCGAAATAGCA attgaaaaattatctgcTCCAAAAGATTTTCAATCAATAGTTTATCCAAGCAAACTTATAAAACCGAATTTTATCGTTGATTTGATGGACACACCGGGAGACTTGATACCGATCGGAAGCCTTCGCGCAAAATTATACTGCACTAAAAAGATgacttacaataaaatatgttgccattaa